AAAAATCCATTCCCGATCTGGTACGTTTGTTAGACGTTTGATGGTGATTCGGTAAAATGGGAATGGGTAAATGGATGATTGATTCAATGGTCTAAATCCTAATTCTGGACCACAATTTTCGCAATCATCCACACTCTGATGTGACAATTGATCAGCTTTGCAATCCTTATGGACCTCTTCTCCCATTTTATTCCTTCAGATGTACCAATTTAATACCTTTATGTTTATTTTGCATAAATCGATTGGTTTGGCATAGGTCCAAAGCTATCCAACTCCGCTTATTTAATTTCAATTATCAAAATCTCCTTACTTTTGTGGTATATATATATAGAATATTTATATATGAAAAATATTGATTTAAAACAAATAACCCCGCATCTGATCACCATCGTCGCACTTTGGATGGTCTCCGTTCTTTACTTCCTGCCCGTGATGCAAGGCAAGACCATCATCCAGTCTGATATCCAGTCCTGGGAAGGAATGGCGCAAGAAGCCATACAATACAACGAAAACCACAGCGATCCTGCCCTCTGGTCAAACAGCATGTTCGGTGGAATGCCTCTGTATCAAACCATCCTGACCCCTAAAGGGAATCTTCTACGATATTTACAAGCAATCCCACTTGCTCTTGGTAAATCACCCCTCAATGTTTTTTTTGGGATCATGCTATTTAGTTATCTGGGTCTGCTCCTCTTTGGTATTCAAAACTACATTGCAGGATTGGGCGCTGTGGTGATCGCGCTGAGTACAGGAAATATGCTCCTGGTAGAAGCGGGTCACATGACCAAATTAATGGTGATCTCTTATGCCGCTTTAACCATGTCGGGATTGTGGTGGAGCTACAAGGGTAATCTTTGGTGGGGAATCCCGGTGTTTGCCTTTGGATTTGGGATGCAAATCATGAACAACCACGTCCAGATGAGCTATTACCTGATGATTGGTCTGATTCCAATGGCCATTCTCCATCTCATCCAAACCTTTAAAAGCGGGCAATGGAAGCAATTTATCATAGTCCATGTCTTACTGGGAGTGGCTGCCTTTCTGGGTCTGATGGCTTCGTCCACTACCCTCTTAACCACTCAGGAATACGTAGGACAAACCATGCGGGGAGGTTCTGTTTTATCCACTTCAAATACTGGAAATACAAGCAATAAATCGGGTCTGGAGTGGGACTATGCCACCGCCTGGAGCAATGGATGGCTGGATCTTTGCGCCACCATCATCCCCGGAGTCGCTGGGGGAGCCAATGGAGAAAAAGTCAAAGGCAACAATGCTTTGAAATCTGAATTGCGCAAACAGAAAATTCCTGTACAAGCCAATATGAGGGTCCCCACTTACTGGGGAGCCCTGCCTTTTACCGGTGGACCTTTCTATTTCGGCATCGTGGTGGTCCTTTTCTTTTTATTGGGTTTGTTCTTACTGGATCATCCGATCAAATGGTGGTTGGGTACAGCGACCTTATTATTGTGCCTGATGTCTTTGGGTAAGCACTTTGAGATCTTTAACCGGATTTTGTTTGATTACCTTCCCTATTACAATAAATTCAGGGCCCCAAGTTCCATTCTGACCGTCGCGGGTGTCTTGTGTTCCATTTTTTCGATCTTCACCATCAGCAAATTGTATACCGGTGATTTTGTCAAAGAAAAATTGCGCAAAAGTCTTTTGTACAGCACCGGAATTCTCTCTGCTTTTTGTTCCTTTTTCTGGATTCTGGGGCCTGGTTTTTTTGACATGTCAGGCGGACTGGAAACACAGGAGACTGCCATTCTGGTAGGATTGCGCAAAGCCATGATGTCGGCTGACGCCATGCGCGGATTGATCTTTGTACTCATAGCCGCCGCGATCCTTTATTTCTATGATCGTTCAAAAATTAAACCCATCGTTTTTTTAATGTCCATTGGCATCCTCAGCTTATTTGATATTCTAAGTATCAACCAAAGATATCTCAGCCATTCTGATTTTGTAAAGGCATCCGCCAAAAGCAGTGTCCATAATCCAAGACCCGTGGACCAACAAATTATGCAGGATCAAACAAAGGGTTATCGTGTCATGGATCTCACCAATGATCCTTACAACAACGCAATGCCTTCGTATTTCCACCACATGGTAGGCGGTTATCATCCGGCCAAACTCAGAAGGTATCAGGATCTGATCGATCGCTGCCTTGATGAGGAAAGTAAAATGTTGCAATCAGTCTTGCAAAATTTTAATGGCGATCCGAACGACAGCAATTTTGTAAAAGGAATGAATCAACTTCAGGTGTACAATATGCTCAATACAAAATATTTTATCCTGGGTGAAAGAGGAAAAGAAATCGTGCTTCCCAATTCTGCGGCCAATGGATCTGCATGGTTTGCTTCTAACATCCACTGGGTGAATACGGCAGATGAAGAAATCGGAGCATTGCGAAATCAAAATCTAAAATCCACTGCAGTGATCCACAAAGAATGGGAGTCAATGGCTGGACAAGCCGGTGACGGCCAGGGAGAAATATCTCTCCAATCCTACGAACCCAACAAACTGGAATACAATAGCAATTCGGGTTCGGATCAACTGGCGGTCCTCTCTGAAATTTGGTATGGACCGAACCTCGGCTGGACTGCAAGCATTGATGGCAAGCCAGCCGAACTGTTTAGGGTAAATTATGCCTTAAGGGGAATCAGCGTACCGGCCGGCAATCATAAAATCATTTTAGAGTTCAAACCCACCTCCTATACAATTGGTGAATTGCTCAGTTTTATTGGATCCGGAATTATGCTGCTGGTATTGGGATTGACCCTATGGTACAAAAAACGAAAACCTTCTGCATGATTTGTCTGGATTCTGTTCCGGCAATCTGCATACATTATCTGAAAACATTTTAGCCATGGGTATCATCAGGGCACAAAGTGTCAGATCGACCATTTTAATTTATACCGCCATGCTCATCGGTCTGATCAACCTTGTGTTGCTCATGCCACAATTTTTTACCAAAGAACAAATCGGGATGACACGGACCATCCTGACCCTGGCCTTGTTGTTGAGCCAGTTTTCAGAAATGGGTGCTTCGGGAATCACCTATCGCTTTTTTCCGTTTTACAAAAAACAAGGAGCTGAAGATTTGTTGTGGATTCTTTTGTTGATCACTGCAGCTGGGTTTACCCTGGTAGGAGGAATCAGTTATTTTTTTCGCGATTGGATCTTCTCCGGTTTTTATGCGGAATGTCCCGCACTACAAGATTATGAGCATCTGATTTTTCTGGCCACCTTCTTCACCCTTTACAATGGATTGGGCAGTTATTACTGTGCGGTCCATTTGAAAACTGTGGTGCCGCGTGCCATCAATGAACTCGTGCCCAGAATTGGCAATACCTTTCTCATTGTAGCATTTGCTTTGGAGTGGATTGATTTTTCTACTTATTTCACCTTGTTTACTGGCTTACTGATCCTGATGGTGGCATTGATTTGGGGCTATATTGTGTATTTGAAAAAACTGCATTTGTCTTTCAAAATTAGTCCGCTTACCAGACGGGTTTATAAAAAATTGTTGGTGTTTGGCGGCATGGGTTTGTTGGGTAACAGCCTTGGAACCCTCATCAGTTACATTGACACCCTTATGCTCGGCTCACTCAGCGGACAAGAAGATGTCGCCGTGTTTTCCATTGGGTATTATTTGATCACCATCATGACTGCACCATACCTGGCCATCATCGCGGTGGTAAGCCCGTTGTTGGCAAAAGCCATCCGACAAAAAGACTGGACTCAGGTTCTTGAGTATTACCAAAAGACTTCCACCAATCATTTTATCATCGGATCCTTTATTTTGGGAGGAATCGTACTATGCTTTGAAGATTTTATCAGACTACTGCCTCCAAGTCAAGGATATGAGGCTTCATTTTCGATTATTCTTTTTTTTGGTGTGGGAAAGCTATTGGGCATGATCTCCGGTTGTAATGCAGAGATCATCGCATATTCAAAATACTATCGTTTCAATTTCTATTTACAGCTGGCGGTCGCCGTCATCTGTGTGATCAGCAATTATTATTTTATATCATCCATGGGTTTGCAGGGTGCGGCGATTTCAGGTCTGATTTGCCTGATCATTTACAATGTGGCCAGATTTGTTTTCGTAAAAGTTAAATTGAACATACAACCCTTTACAAGATCAACCGTGCTTAGCATCCTATTGCTCGTCCTTGCTTTGTTGCTCAGTGCGCTGCTGACTTATTTTGCCAACATCAGGATTGAAGGCCACACCCACAGTTTTATTGTCATCAATTTATTCATTAAATCAGGAATCTGGAGCATTATCTTTATGACATTGCTCTATTGGATCAAACCCTCCGATGACATTCGGATATTTTTTGAAGTGATTAAAAGTAAATTTAGAAAACCGATCATCAAGTAATAAAATTAAAATGAATGGACAAAATGAATACAGCCTCATGAAGAAAGTATATGCCATCATTGGTGCAAGACCACAATTTATCAAACATGCTCCCATCGAATTGGCATCTAAAGGCAAATTTGAATTAAAGACCATTCATACCGGTCAACACTATGATTATAAAATGAGTCAGGTCTTTTTTGAAGAGCTTGGAATCAGCCAACCGGATCATATTTTGCAAGCAGGAGGAGGTACGCATGGTGAGATGACCGGAAAAATGTTGATGGAGATTGAAAAAATATTGATGGCTGAAAATCCAGACATGGTTTTGGTGTATGGAGACACGAACTCTACATTGGCTGGTGCTTTGTCTGCTGCAAAATTAAACATACCGGTCATACACATTGAAGCAGGTCTGAGAAGTTTCAATCGAAGCATGCCGGAAGAAATCAACCGATTAATGACAGATCATCTTTCTTCCATTTTGTTTGCACCTACGGATACGGCCATTGCCAATTTGAAAACCGAGGGCATTACCCAAGGAGTCTATAAAACGGGGGATGTCATGTGTGATATGATCCGCATTGCAAAGGAGCGAAATATACTAAAGGATTCTTCTGAGAATTTTATCTACATGACTTTGCACAGACCCTATAATACAGATGATCTGGATAGACTATATCAAATTCTGGATGCCTTGCAAGATCTGTCCATTCCGGTGAAGTTTTTTGCCCACCCAAGAAGTCGCCAGAGATTAAGCAGCGAAAACCATCAAAAAAACTGGCCCAAGCTGCAAATTGAAGAGCCCCTGTCTTATTTTGACAATTTGAATGCAATGCACCAATCGAAATGTATTATTACAGACAGCGGAGGCATTCAAAAAGAGGCCTACATTCTCCGTAAAAAATGCATCACCCTAAGAAGTGAAACGGAATGGACGGAGACTCTCCGGGGAGGCTGGAACCAATTAATCTGGGAAGACCTGGACAGACTAAAGGCAGCGGTTGAGTCGGTACCGGGCTCATATATAGAAGGTATTTATGGTGATGGACGTGGAGCAGATGAGATTGTGGAGAGGATTTGTTCGGCATTCATATAAAAGAACACAATGAAATTCAGTATTGTATATCCCACCAGAAATCGACCAGAATTATTGAAAGAAGGTATCCGGTCTATTCTTCTTCAGGAATTCCAGGATTGGGAATTAATTATTTCTGACAATGACCCCGGAAAATCTGCGGAAAATATTTTTAATCAATACAAAAAAGATGAGAGAATCAAATACCACTGGACGGGTGGTCAATTGGCCATGGCGGATAATTTTACCTTCGGTCTTTCAAAAGCCACCGGTGATTATGTGACCGTATTAACGGATAAGACAACTTTAATACCTTCCTGTCTTAATATTTGCAATGACTTATTAAATAAGGAGGAATATGATCTTATCAATTGGAGCGAAGCACATTTCTATCCAAGATCAAAAAATAACATTTCAAGTTCACCTGGTTTCTTGAGGATAGTTTATCAAACCAATGAATTTAAGATATTTGACCCAAAAGAAGAAATAAAATACTTATTGGAATTTAGAAAACACCGCAGCCATGATATGCCCCACTATTTCAGAGGTAAAATACTTTTTGGAGTGGTCAGAAGGAAATTAATAGCAGATTTGGTAGAAAAGAAAGAATTCTTTCTTAAGTATGCCCCTGACTATACCACAAGAATGATTGTATTGTCGAGAGCCCGTAAAGCGATTGAAATTACAGCACCACTCCAATGCGCTTTTATTAGCGGAGATTCAAATGGAATGCTATGTTCTATCTATCCGGATAAAGCCTTTGCTTTTTTTAATGATGCAGATCAACACTCAAATGTCAACACGTACTTTCCAATAAAAGGTCTCTATACAAGCCAACAAAACCATGTTGCAGGTGACTACTTGTTCAGCCTTTTCAAATTAGACATCCCTGCAAACATTAACATGACAAATTTATACCGAACAATGCTATTTGATTTATTGAAAGTAAAATGGAATAATCCCGAAACCAAAAATAAACAGATGAATTTGTTCTATAAAGCGATACAAGCTCAGAATATCAAATTTAGATTGTATTTTTTTCTTGTAAGTTATCCCATTGCAATTTTCTTGTATTGGAGATATCTTCTTAATAAACTTCGAATAAAAATATATTCCGAAACAAATTCCGGTTTAGTAAAATCCATTCTAAAACACAAAGAAGTAAATACAGAATATGAGAATATCACAGAAGCCAACTTGAATTTGGCAAACGAATTTAAAATGTTTTCTTCAAGTTCGAAGACCAAATGAAGTTTAATTTTAAAATACTGATTATTTTTCATTTACTTCTTTTGAGAGCCCATTCTCAAAATATTACCGAAGGTTACTTTCCACTTGAATATGCCAATCCAGATCTTGGCCCTTGTATTGCTTTAAATACCTTGCTTGACTCAAATCAAAACCTTATCCACATTTATAAAACAGCAGAAGGATTTAAAGTAACGATTTCAGATTCTAATTTTTATATTACGCATGAAAAACATTACAAACCATCGACAATTAAAATAATTGATTTATTCATGGTATCATTTAATAGCAACCATGAAGTGATTGTAGCCGGGACGGCAGAAGGCAATAAAATACTAATCATTAAATTAAGTATAGTTGGTGATATAATTTGGGCTAAATCTTTTTATAATCAATTTTCTTTTGATTTAAATGCTATGAGTATTAATAAATTCAACGAGATTTTTATTGGATGCCTGGCCAATTACCAAAAACCCGGACAATCCTATTTCACTTTGATCCTTGACAACAATGGCCAAACAATCAACTCACAAAATATCAGCTTAAGTATTCGCAATTTTTATTCTGCCTATTGTTCTGTTTCTACAGTGGACAATTCATTTATCCTTTCAGGATCTGGACCTCGAATTTCCAATCTTTTTTCACTGTGGCTGCTTAAAGTAAACAGATTTGGCTACGTTGAATGGTCAAAATTATACACTCCAAGATTTGCACCTGAACCAAATTATGGTGCCTTTGGCGTTTCGATCGAAGCTTTGGAAAATGATAGATATATGGTCATGGGAAGATATGGTGATGATTTAAGAGGTGCCAATCTTTTCCCAAATGAAATGGCAGGATTGATGGTAGAGATAAACGGATCGGGTGACATTGTATCCTCCAACAAATTACAATTTTCAAGTCCTGCGCATTGCAATCCTGTCGATATATTATATAAAAATGGAAATTACTACCTGATAGGCTCTGAAAGTTATACCCACTTGGGGAAGGGTTTATTTATAGCAAAGTATGACTCTGATAGGAATATAGATTTTGCAAAATATTTACCAGGAAATTTAAGGTATCCAAGAATTGAAATATATTCTGATAAACTTCTTTTAACAGGTTACACTACAATCCAAAATAAGAATTTCCAATATTTCAATAAAACGGATATCAATCATTTTGATTTGTGCAATGGACAAGCTGTATCAGCCCATTTCACACCCATTCAATTAACTGAAATGGATCATAGTTTTACATTTACGTCAACTGTCAGTCAAGCTGATGTGATTTTTGAACCCATTCAATCGCCTTGTTTAATGATCAATAAATTCATTTGCAAACGGGAAAATAATATCAATTTTCAACAAATCAATTATTCGAGGTACTTCGAAAATGACACAGCACTCTTCTTTTGCCAGGGAACTCCTATTTTTTTTAATGGAAAATATTATTCCAAGGCTGGAATCTATTATGACACCACACAATATTCTTCCAATGTATGCGACACCATCCACAAAATTTCAATTTCTGAAATCTTATCGGATTCTACTAAATTAGAATATTTGCTTTGTATAGGAGATACTTTGACCATTGGTGGTAAATCTTTTACGAAACCAGACCTGTACTACTTGTCTGACGTCAACAAATTTGGTTGCGACAGTATTATTGTCCTAGATTTGAAACAGAGAGATTTTAACTATCTGCAACAAAATTTTACCATTTGTCAAGGCGATTCCATCGAGATCAATGGAGTTTTTTATAAGAACAGCACCCGTTTTGTAGATACCATTTCGTCCATTGACCATTGTGATACCATTGTAAATAATAATATTCAAATGTTGCCGTATGGCCAGAGAATCATAAACCTGGATTTGTGTCAGGGGGATTCTGTCACAATAGGAAATAAAACGTATTACAATTCAGGTCATTTTATTGACACTTTGAGTACCAACGGTTTTTGTGATACCATCTACCATATTAATATTTTTGAATTATCCATTGACACCACCAATCAGGATTACAATATATGCATTGGAGATACCATTGTTGTTGACAATTTTAAATTCTTTACCGAGGGAAATTATAAAATTGGCCTTCAAAATATTCATGGATGTGATAGTCTTATTTTCTTAAAAATCTATATAAATGATTATTATTTTGATCAAAGATCCTACTCTATTTGTCTTGGGGATTCCATTCTCCTAAATGGAACCTATTACAAAGAAGAAACGCAATTCAAAGACACCCTTCTTTCATTTGAAACTTGCGACACCATTGTTGAATACCGCATCCATCTGTTAACTTACGGACAGCGTCAGCAAACTATTCAACTTTGCCCAGGTGACACTTTTTATATTGGAGAAAATAAATATTTCCAGTCAGGAATATATACCGATACCATTTCAACACCGGAAAATTGCGATTCTATTATTTATACACAAATATTACAGCTTGAAGAATCAAATACACTGTTAGATTTTTCTATTTGCGACAATGATTCAATATTAATTGATAAAAGGTATTATTCATCAGAAGGTACTCATACATTACATTATACAAATCATTTCGGATGCGACAGTATTGTTAAAATTTTAATTCACAGACACCGAAGTTCCAGCAATGTGATTGACACTTTTATATGTGAAGAAGAGAATATCAAAATTGGTAATAGCATCATATCCCAATCGGGTATTTACTTCATAGAATTAAAAAATCAATATAATTGTGATAGCTTAATCGAAGCCAGAGTAATGTCCAAAGATTGCTATCAGATATACATTCCCAATGCATTCAGTCCGAATCAAGACGGAGTCAATGATGAATGCAAAATTTACCACAATGGGGTATCAAATTTGAACATAGAAATATATGACCGTTGGGGAGGAATGGTGTTTAAATCCAACTCGGTTTCTGGAACCTGGGATGGAAATTCACAAGGTAAAGATTGCATGGTTGGTGTCTATGCCTAACTCATCAATGGAAAATACAACAATGGAAAATCCTTTCTATTCAAAGGAAACATTAGCCTAATGCGGTAATTATTTCATACTTTACGATCCATTTTATTTTTATGCACATCCTCCTCATCTACCATCAAAAACCAAGGCAACAGAGAAAAGCCATAGCTGCGCATTTGCAGGCCTTTGGCCGGCAGGAACAGCATCCGGTAGTGTATTGGAATATTGCCTATGGTGATCCTCCCTTATTAAATGATTCTACCTTTAATGCCATCCTTTTTCACTTTACTTTTTTCCTGCCAAACATCAACAAACCATTTGATCATTTATTTAAATCCTGGCCCAAACTCAAAAAAACCAAGATCTATAAAGCGGCAATGGTACAGGATGAATACATTCATTCAACAAGTCTTTGCCACTTTATGAAGGAATTTGGAGTATCTGAAATCTTCACCTGTCTTCCGGAATCTCTCTGGCAAACAGTCTATCCTTCAGCTTTTACAGGGATTCAACATTATCATACGGTCCTCACAGGATACATCGACGAAGACATGATTTCCAAATACAGCAATTATGCACTCCCCCACGAACAAAGATCACTCGATGTAGCCTACCGTGCGCGCAAAATGCCTTTTAATCTTGGATCTTTTGGCACTTACAAATGGAGACTCACAGAAATATTTTCTGAAAAACTAAAAAACAGCCATTTAAAAACCGACCTGTCCAATGATCCCAATCGGTTTATTTTTGGCGAGGATTGGTATCGCTTTGTCGGAAGTACAAGGACAATGTTGGGATGTGAGGGGGGATCCAGTTTACACGATCCGGATGGCAGCATCCGAAAATGCTGTGAAAATTATCAACTGGAATTCCCCGATGCCGATTTTGAAACGGTCGAAAGCCATTGCTTTCCAGGGCTCGATGGAAAATTTCCCTATTACGCGCTTTCACCACGACATTTTGAAGCAGCCGTGAGCAAAACCTGCCAGGTATTGATCGAAGGTGATTACAATGGCATCTTCCAATCCGGCGTCCATTACATTTCAATCGCCAAAGACTGGTCCAATCTGGAAGAGGTCATTCAAAAAATAAATGACCGTGAATACTGTGAAAAAATAGCAGAAAGGGCCTATGCCGACATCGTCGCTTCGGGACTTTATACCTATCCCCGCTTTGTCGAAACCGTCTTTCATCAAATTCAACTCCATCTCAAAGTACCTGAAATGTCCGGGCAAAACGCTTCGGCCACTCAGATTTTTAAGCTTTTTCACCAATATCCCTGGCTCTATTCTCCCTTCCTTTACTCCAAAGCCATGGTCACCGAATGGGCAAAAAGAGCCGTATGGTTTCTGGGTCTGGATCGCTTTTCCTGGTTTAAAAAACTGGAACAAAAGCTCTTTGGCAGCATTGCCACCCGATGATCCAGGTCCGGACTGATCCAAATATGATCAAATATTCTAATAAAATCGGCCAATTTTGAGCATCTTTGCGCCCGTTTTAATATCTTTTACAGAGCCTCATGTGCGGTATTGCAGGAATATATCAAAAACACTTATGCCGGAACCTGTCGGGAATGCAACTCGAATTGAGCCACATGAACCATCTCATCCGTCACAGGGGGCCCGATGGTTTTGGCCATCACTTTTCCGAAAACCTCCGCATCGGACTGACACATAGGCGATTGTCTATTATTGATACAAGTGCCACCGGAAATCAACCCATGGTTTTTGACAATGGTCAAACAGTCATCATCTACAATGGCGAACTCTACAATTACCTTGAGCTCAAAGACGAACTCAAGAGTCATTTTCCATTTAGGACGCAATCGGATACCGAAGTCATCGTCGCTGCATACCGGCATTGGGGAGAAGCATGCTTGCAAAGGTTTCGAGGCATGTTTGCTTTTGCCATTTGGAGTGCCGAAAAACAGGAATTGTTTTTGGCGCGGGATCGTTTCGGAATCAAGCCCCTCTATTTTTTAGAAACGGAAGAGGCCATTTATTTTGGCTCTGAATGCAAAGCCCTTTTGCCCTTTGTGGAAAAAGTAGAAATAGATCGGGAGGGATTGAAAGACTATCTGGCTTTCCAATTTTGCCTCGATGGAAAAACGCTGTTTAAAAATATCCGCGAACTGCTTCCGGCCCACCAAATGACCATCCGTCCAGATTCTGTCGAACTCAAACGATATTGGGAAGTCAATTACCATCCTGATTTTGAAAAATCCTCGGACTATTTTGAAAACGAATTGCGCGAACTGCTTCATGAATCTGTAAAATACCATCTCAGATCCGATGTGCCTGTTGGTGCTTATGTGAGCGGTGGTATCGACAGCAGTGCGATTGCCTCCATTGCCGCAGATGAATCGACCGATGAATTTTTGGGATTTACCGGAAAATTTTCCTTTGGCACAGATTATGATGAAAGTGCCTATGCATTGGATCTTGCGCGATCCAAGAACTTTAGCCTGCACCAAATTGACATCGTCGAAAAAGATTTTACGGATCAAATCCAAAAGGTGATTTATCATTTGGATTTTCCGGTGGCAGGTCCGGGTTCATTTCCACAATTCATGGTTTCTTCCTTGGCTGCAAAATACCGCAAAGTAGTTTTAGGAGGTCAGGGAGGAGATGAAATTTTTGGTGGATATACCCGATATCTGATTGCTTATTTTGAGCAATGCATCAAAGCCGCCATCAATGGGACTCAAAACAATGGTAACTTCATCGTTACTTACGAATCCATCATCCCCAATCTGATTTCCCTTCGCAATTACAAGCCCATGCTGCAGGAGTTTTGGAGAGATGGACTATTTGAAGAAATGGACCATCGGTATTTTAGACTGATCAACCGAGCACCTCATTTGGGTGATGCCATTCGTTGGGAACTGTTGGAAGATTACCATCCATTTGAAAGTTTTCAGAAAATATTTAATGGTGACAATGTAGGCAAACAATCCTATTTTGATCAGATGACCCATTTCGATTTTAAAACATTGCTGCCCGCCTTGCTCCAGGTAGAAGATCGCATGAGCATGGCACATGGATTGGAATCCAGGGTTCCACTGCTCGATCACAAAATAGTAGAACTGGCTGCCACCATTCCTTCCAATATCAAGTTTGAAAATGGAGATATGAAACACATTTTCAAAAAAGTTGTGAAGCCTCTGTTGCCAGATTCCATTCTTCAGAGAAAAGACAAAATGGGATTTCCAACACCCTTGGT
This window of the Saprospiraceae bacterium genome carries:
- a CDS encoding gliding motility-associated C-terminal domain-containing protein, with product MKFNFKILIIFHLLLLRAHSQNITEGYFPLEYANPDLGPCIALNTLLDSNQNLIHIYKTAEGFKVTISDSNFYITHEKHYKPSTIKIIDLFMVSFNSNHEVIVAGTAEGNKILIIKLSIVGDIIWAKSFYNQFSFDLNAMSINKFNEIFIGCLANYQKPGQSYFTLILDNNGQTINSQNISLSIRNFYSAYCSVSTVDNSFILSGSGPRISNLFSLWLLKVNRFGYVEWSKLYTPRFAPEPNYGAFGVSIEALENDRYMVMGRYGDDLRGANLFPNEMAGLMVEINGSGDIVSSNKLQFSSPAHCNPVDILYKNGNYYLIGSESYTHLGKGLFIAKYDSDRNIDFAKYLPGNLRYPRIEIYSDKLLLTGYTTIQNKNFQYFNKTDINHFDLCNGQAVSAHFTPIQLTEMDHSFTFTSTVSQADVIFEPIQSPCLMINKFICKRENNINFQQINYSRYFENDTALFFCQGTPIFFNGKYYSKAGIYYDTTQYSSNVCDTIHKISISEILSDSTKLEYLLCIGDTLTIGGKSFTKPDLYYLSDVNKFGCDSIIVLDLKQRDFNYLQQNFTICQGDSIEINGVFYKNSTRFVDTISSIDHCDTIVNNNIQMLPYGQRIINLDLCQGDSVTIGNKTYYNSGHFIDTLSTNGFCDTIYHINIFELSIDTTNQDYNICIGDTIVVDNFKFFTEGNYKIGLQNIHGCDSLIFLKIYINDYYFDQRSYSICLGDSILLNGTYYKEETQFKDTLLSFETCDTIVEYRIHLLTYGQRQQTIQLCPGDTFYIGENKYFQSGIYTDTISTPENCDSIIYTQILQLEESNTLLDFSICDNDSILIDKRYYSSEGTHTLHYTNHFGCDSIVKILIHRHRSSSNVIDTFICEEENIKIGNSIISQSGIYFIELKNQYNCDSLIEARVMSKDCYQIYIPNAFSPNQDGVNDECKIYHNGVSNLNIEIYDRWGGMVFKSNSVSGTWDGNSQGKDCMVGVYA
- a CDS encoding glycosyltransferase family 1 protein — protein: MHILLIYHQKPRQQRKAIAAHLQAFGRQEQHPVVYWNIAYGDPPLLNDSTFNAILFHFTFFLPNINKPFDHLFKSWPKLKKTKIYKAAMVQDEYIHSTSLCHFMKEFGVSEIFTCLPESLWQTVYPSAFTGIQHYHTVLTGYIDEDMISKYSNYALPHEQRSLDVAYRARKMPFNLGSFGTYKWRLTEIFSEKLKNSHLKTDLSNDPNRFIFGEDWYRFVGSTRTMLGCEGGSSLHDPDGSIRKCCENYQLEFPDADFETVESHCFPGLDGKFPYYALSPRHFEAAVSKTCQVLIEGDYNGIFQSGVHYISIAKDWSNLEEVIQKINDREYCEKIAERAYADIVASGLYTYPRFVETVFHQIQLHLKVPEMSGQNASATQIFKLFHQYPWLYSPFLYSKAMVTEWAKRAVWFLGLDRFSWFKKLEQKLFGSIATR
- the asnB gene encoding asparagine synthase (glutamine-hydrolyzing), yielding MCGIAGIYQKHLCRNLSGMQLELSHMNHLIRHRGPDGFGHHFSENLRIGLTHRRLSIIDTSATGNQPMVFDNGQTVIIYNGELYNYLELKDELKSHFPFRTQSDTEVIVAAYRHWGEACLQRFRGMFAFAIWSAEKQELFLARDRFGIKPLYFLETEEAIYFGSECKALLPFVEKVEIDREGLKDYLAFQFCLDGKTLFKNIRELLPAHQMTIRPDSVELKRYWEVNYHPDFEKSSDYFENELRELLHESVKYHLRSDVPVGAYVSGGIDSSAIASIAADESTDEFLGFTGKFSFGTDYDESAYALDLARSKNFSLHQIDIVEKDFTDQIQKVIYHLDFPVAGPGSFPQFMVSSLAAKYRKVVLGGQGGDEIFGGYTRYLIAYFEQCIKAAINGTQNNGNFIVTYESIIPNLISLRNYKPMLQEFWRDGLFEEMDHRYFRLINRAPHLGDAIRWELLEDYHPFESFQKIFNGDNVGKQSYFDQMTHFDFKTLLPALLQVEDRMSMAHGLESRVPLLDHKIVELAATIPSNIKFENGDMKHIFKKVVKPLLPDSILQRKDKMGFPTPLVEWSKKSPVREFILDLFSTAASKHRSYIDNSKVMEKIQNETRFGRNLWAFLCLELWQSEFLDKNHSIQNIATSNKIKIS